A stretch of Arachis hypogaea cultivar Tifrunner chromosome 15, arahy.Tifrunner.gnm2.J5K5, whole genome shotgun sequence DNA encodes these proteins:
- the LOC112751509 gene encoding uncharacterized protein isoform X2 produces the protein MLSMNPLPCVKDFNLLFGSIVKMKHYTVAISLIKHVFSLGLKSDTFTLSIVVNCLCRLNHTPFAFSVVGMMFKIGLEPDVVTFTAIVNGLCIEGNVDLAIWLADHMDNMGYQPNSRTFGAIINGLCKIGKIPAAIGILRKAETRKCKPSVDVTGYSTIVDSLCKDGLVSEALSLFSEMTTKGLQPDTITYNSLIQGLCTFSRWQEAASLLSERKQKGIMPDTYTFNILVDALCKEGKISSARAILGQMVRMGEEPDVVTYNSMIAGYCLLSQIEEAKKVFDLMVHKGCLPNVRTYTSLIHGWCKIKRINKAIYLLEEMINKGLNLNVVTWTALIDGFCRGGKPIAAKELFFTMHKFGQHPNVPTCRIILDGLFKFHLFSDAISLFREIEKNNLDLDIEIYNVVLDGMCNAGKLNDAWELFSCLPAKGLKRDVYTYTIMIQGLCREGLVVDAEELLMNMEEDGCLPNSCTYNVFVQGLLRQNDVPKSIKCLQIMKDKGFSADATTVKLLIDYFSVHNGENAFQEFVQKIT, from the coding sequence ATGCTTTCCATGAATCCTTTGCCATGTGTGAAGGACTTCAACCTTTTGTTTGGCTCTATTGTTAAGATGAAGCATTACACAGTCGCCATTTCTTTAATCAAACACGTGTTCTCCTTAGGACTCAAATCTGATACATTTACTCTCAGTATTGTTGTCAATTGTCTGTGCCGTTTGAATCACACTCCCTTTGCCTTCTCTGTGGTGGGGATGATGTTCAAAATCGGCTTGGAGCCCGATGTGGTCACATTTACCGCCATTGTTAATGGTCTTTGTATTGAAGGCAATGTGGATCTTGCTATATGGTTAGCTGACCACATGGATAACATGGGGTATCAACCCAACAGCCGCACCTTTGGAGCAATTATAAATGGATTGTGCAAGATTGGCAAAATCCCTGCTGCCATTGGCATTCTAAGGAAGGCAGAAACAAGAAAGTGCAAACCAAGTGTTGATGTTACGGGTTATAGCACAATTGTGGATAGCCTTTGCAAGGATGGGCTGGTATCTGAGGCTTTGAGTCTATTCTCCGAAATGACAACGAAAGGTCTTCAACCCGATACTATCACTTACAATAGCTTGATTCAAGGACTCTGTACTTTCAGCAGATGGCAAGAGGCTGCGTCTTTACTCAGTGAGAGGAAGCAAAAGGGAATTATGCCGGATAcatatacttttaatattttagtgGATGCTCTTTGTAAAGAGGGGAAGATTTCCAGTGCTAGAGCCATACTTGGTCAGATGGTACGAATGGGCGAGGAGCCTGATGTTGTCACCTATAACTCAATGATTGCTGGTTATTGTTTACTAAGTCAAATTGAGGAGGCCAAGAAAGTATTTGATTTGATGGTTCACAAGGGATGCCTACCAAATGTTAGGACTTATACGTCGTTAATCCACGGGTGGTGCAAGATCAAAAGGATTAACAAGGCTATTTATCTTTTGGAAGAAATGATCAATAAAGGACTAAATCTGAATGTTGTTACTTGGACTGCCCTTATTGATGGATTTTGCAGAGGGGGGAAACCGATAGCTGCTAAAGAATTGTTTTTTACAATGCACAAGTTTGGTCAACATCCTAATGTACCGACCTGTCGGATTATATTGGATGGCCTATTCAAATTCCATTTGTTTTCTGATGCAATATCATTATTTAGAGAAATAGAGAAGAATAATTTGGATCTTGATATTGAAATTTACAATGTGGTGCTCGATGGGATGTGCAATGCTGGAAAACTAAATGATGCGTGGGAACTCTTCTCTTGTCTTCCAGCAAAAGGCTTGAAACGTGATGTATATACTTATACAATAATGATCCAAGGTCTATGTAGGGAAGGACTTGTGGTTGATGCTGAAGAGTTACTAATGAATATGGAAGAGGATGGCTGCCTGCCGAATTCCTGCACATATAATGTCTTCGTCCAAGGATTACTGCGACAAAATGATGTTCCGAAATCAATAAAATGTCTTCAGATTATGAAAGACAAAGGTTTTTCCGCAGATGCTACCACTGTGAAATTGCTTATAGATTACTTCTCTGTCCACAACGGAGAGAATGCCTTTCAAGAATTTGTGCAGAAAATTACTTGA
- the LOC112751509 gene encoding uncharacterized protein isoform X1 — protein MLRSSTRTSLRLFWQQNQLGTLSRPKPFLLRTSLSYSTHIHAIKDGTYLINSIRNLQNLDPALHLFQQMLSMNPLPCVKDFNLLFGSIVKMKHYTVAISLIKHVFSLGLKSDTFTLSIVVNCLCRLNHTPFAFSVVGMMFKIGLEPDVVTFTAIVNGLCIEGNVDLAIWLADHMDNMGYQPNSRTFGAIINGLCKIGKIPAAIGILRKAETRKCKPSVDVTGYSTIVDSLCKDGLVSEALSLFSEMTTKGLQPDTITYNSLIQGLCTFSRWQEAASLLSERKQKGIMPDTYTFNILVDALCKEGKISSARAILGQMVRMGEEPDVVTYNSMIAGYCLLSQIEEAKKVFDLMVHKGCLPNVRTYTSLIHGWCKIKRINKAIYLLEEMINKGLNLNVVTWTALIDGFCRGGKPIAAKELFFTMHKFGQHPNVPTCRIILDGLFKFHLFSDAISLFREIEKNNLDLDIEIYNVVLDGMCNAGKLNDAWELFSCLPAKGLKRDVYTYTIMIQGLCREGLVVDAEELLMNMEEDGCLPNSCTYNVFVQGLLRQNDVPKSIKCLQIMKDKGFSADATTVKLLIDYFSVHNGENAFQEFVQKIT, from the coding sequence ATGTTGCGTTCATCAACTAGAACTTCTCTGCGTCTCTTTTGGCAGCAAAATCAGTTAGGTACTCTTTCCCGTCCCAAACCCTTCCTTCTTCGCACTTCCCTCTCTTATTCCACTCATATTCATGCCATCAAGGACGGAACCTATCTCATTAATTCTATTAGGAATCTCCAAAACCTTGATCCTGCTTTGCATCTTTTTCAGCAAATGCTTTCCATGAATCCTTTGCCATGTGTGAAGGACTTCAACCTTTTGTTTGGCTCTATTGTTAAGATGAAGCATTACACAGTCGCCATTTCTTTAATCAAACACGTGTTCTCCTTAGGACTCAAATCTGATACATTTACTCTCAGTATTGTTGTCAATTGTCTGTGCCGTTTGAATCACACTCCCTTTGCCTTCTCTGTGGTGGGGATGATGTTCAAAATCGGCTTGGAGCCCGATGTGGTCACATTTACCGCCATTGTTAATGGTCTTTGTATTGAAGGCAATGTGGATCTTGCTATATGGTTAGCTGACCACATGGATAACATGGGGTATCAACCCAACAGCCGCACCTTTGGAGCAATTATAAATGGATTGTGCAAGATTGGCAAAATCCCTGCTGCCATTGGCATTCTAAGGAAGGCAGAAACAAGAAAGTGCAAACCAAGTGTTGATGTTACGGGTTATAGCACAATTGTGGATAGCCTTTGCAAGGATGGGCTGGTATCTGAGGCTTTGAGTCTATTCTCCGAAATGACAACGAAAGGTCTTCAACCCGATACTATCACTTACAATAGCTTGATTCAAGGACTCTGTACTTTCAGCAGATGGCAAGAGGCTGCGTCTTTACTCAGTGAGAGGAAGCAAAAGGGAATTATGCCGGATAcatatacttttaatattttagtgGATGCTCTTTGTAAAGAGGGGAAGATTTCCAGTGCTAGAGCCATACTTGGTCAGATGGTACGAATGGGCGAGGAGCCTGATGTTGTCACCTATAACTCAATGATTGCTGGTTATTGTTTACTAAGTCAAATTGAGGAGGCCAAGAAAGTATTTGATTTGATGGTTCACAAGGGATGCCTACCAAATGTTAGGACTTATACGTCGTTAATCCACGGGTGGTGCAAGATCAAAAGGATTAACAAGGCTATTTATCTTTTGGAAGAAATGATCAATAAAGGACTAAATCTGAATGTTGTTACTTGGACTGCCCTTATTGATGGATTTTGCAGAGGGGGGAAACCGATAGCTGCTAAAGAATTGTTTTTTACAATGCACAAGTTTGGTCAACATCCTAATGTACCGACCTGTCGGATTATATTGGATGGCCTATTCAAATTCCATTTGTTTTCTGATGCAATATCATTATTTAGAGAAATAGAGAAGAATAATTTGGATCTTGATATTGAAATTTACAATGTGGTGCTCGATGGGATGTGCAATGCTGGAAAACTAAATGATGCGTGGGAACTCTTCTCTTGTCTTCCAGCAAAAGGCTTGAAACGTGATGTATATACTTATACAATAATGATCCAAGGTCTATGTAGGGAAGGACTTGTGGTTGATGCTGAAGAGTTACTAATGAATATGGAAGAGGATGGCTGCCTGCCGAATTCCTGCACATATAATGTCTTCGTCCAAGGATTACTGCGACAAAATGATGTTCCGAAATCAATAAAATGTCTTCAGATTATGAAAGACAAAGGTTTTTCCGCAGATGCTACCACTGTGAAATTGCTTATAGATTACTTCTCTGTCCACAACGGAGAGAATGCCTTTCAAGAATTTGTGCAGAAAATTACTTGA
- the LOC112751511 gene encoding DNA repair protein XRCC3 homolog: protein MQPENLLHQIHLRTQKCTVGCPLLDRCLGGGIPCNSITELVAENGTGKTQFCLQLVLYAQLPPSRGGLSASSLYIHTEFPFPLRRLRQLSRAFRSSHPDHPVADPCGRVFVQGVYTADELVDALPKIELFLIHSKSRFPLRVIVIDSIAALFRSDFDNTGLDLRRRSSLFFKIAGGLKSLAKRFGLAVVVTNQVVDLIEGGNGNGVRVGNLGVLYSSGRRVAPALGLAWANCVNSRLFLSRHDDGADVDGSCSKSRRRISVVFAPHLPHSSSEFVITTEGVFGR from the coding sequence ATGCAGCCAGAGAATCTATTGCATCAGATTCATCTCCGAACACAGAAGTGCACCGTGGGATGTCCCTTACTCGATCGCTGCCTCGGAGGAGGGATCCCTTGCAACTCCATCACCGAGCTCGTCGCCGAAAACGGCACCGGCAAGACCCAATTTTGTCTCCAACTCGTTCTCTATGCTCAGTTGCCGCCTTCCCGCGGCGGCCTCTCAGCCTCCTCCCTATACATCCACACcgaattccctttccctctccgTCGCCTTCGACAGCTCTCACGCGCCTTCCGCTCTTCCCACCCGGATCATCCCGTCGCCGACCCCTGCGGCCGTGTATTCGTCCAAGGAGTCTATACCGCCGACGAATTGGTCGACGCGCTGCCAAAGATTGAGCTGTTCTTAATCCATTCGAAGTCGCGGTTTCCATTGAGAGTCATTGTGATCGATTCTATCGCTGCTCTGTTCCGTTCCGATTTTGACAACACCGGGTTGGACCTCCGGCGAAGATCGTCTCTGTTCTTCAAGATTGCCGGCGGGTTGAAGTCGCTAGCGAAGAGGTTCGGGTTGGCGGTGGTGGTGACGAACCAGGTGGTTGATTTGATCGAGGGCGGGAATGGGAATGGTGTTAGGGTTGGGAATTTGGGTGTGCTGTACTCGTCGGGTAGGCGCGTGGCCCCCGCGCTGGGTCTGGCGTGGGCGAACTGCGTGAACTCAAGGCTGTTCTTGTCGCGGCACGATGACGGTGCTGACGTGGATGGAAGTTGCAGCAAGAGTCGGAGGAGGATTAGTGTTGTGTTTGCTCCTCATTTGCCTCATTCCTCTTCTGAGTTTGTTATAACAACGGAAGGTGTTTTCGGCCGCTAA
- the LOC112749308 gene encoding uncharacterized protein: protein MLRSSTTTSLRFFRQQSQSQFGNVDYAIWFLDHMDYLGYQPDSHTFGTIINGLCKIGNTPAAIAILRKTETRNRKPSVDVASYSTIVDSLCKDGLVSEALSLFSEMTTKGLQPDTITYNCLIQGLCTFNRWQEAVSLLSERKQKGIMPDMRTFNILVDALCKEGKISSARAILGQMVRMGKEPTVVTYNSMIAGCCFLSQMEEAMKVFDFMVHKGCLPDVTTYASLIHGWCKIKRIDWAIYLLDEMINKGLNMNDSTWNTLIGGFCRVGKPLAAKELFFTMHKFGQQPDLLTCGILLDGLFKCHLSSDAISLFREMEKNNLDLGIVIYSVVMNGMCQAGKLNDARELFSCLPAKGLKPDVYTYTIMIQGLCREGLLVNAEELLINMEEDGCLPNSCTYNVFVRGLLRQNDVPKSIKYLQIMKDKGFSADATTVKLLIGHCSVHNAFQEFVQKII, encoded by the exons ATGTTGCGTTCATCAACCACAACTTCTCTGCGTTTCTTTCGGCAGCAATCTCAATCTCAATTTG GCAATGTGGATTATGCTATTTGGTTTCTTGACCACATGGATTACTTGGGATATCAACCCGACTCCCACACGTTTGGAACAATTATAAATGGATTGTGCAAGATCGGCAACACCCCTGCTGCCATTGCCATTCTAAGGAAGACGGAAACAAGAAACCGCAAACCAAGTGTTGATGTTGCAAGTTATAGCACAATTGTGGATAGTCTTTGCAAGGATGGGCTGGTTTCTGAGGCTTTGAGTCTATTCTCCGAAATGACAACGAAAGGTTTACAACCCGATACTATCACTTACAATTGCTTGATTCAAGGACTGTGTACTTTCAACAGATGGCAAGAGGCTGTGTCCTTACTGAGCGAGAGGAAACAAAAGGGAATTATGCCGGATATGCgtacttttaatattttagtgGATGCTCTTTGTAAGGAGGGAAAGATTTCAAGTGCTAGAGCCATACTTGGTCAAATGGTTCGAATGGGAAAGGAGCCTACTGTTGTTACCTATAACTCAATGATTGCTGGTTGTTGTTTCCTAAGTCAAATGGAGGAGGCCATGAAAGTATTTGATTTCATGGTTCACAAGGGATGCCTACCAGACGTTACGACTTATGCGTCATTAATTCACGGGTGGTGCAAGATCAAAAGGATTGATTGGGCTATTTATCTCTTGGATGAAATGATCAATAAAGGATTAAATATGAATGATTCGACTTGGAATACTCTTATCGGTGGATTTTGCAGAGTGGGTAAACCTTTAGCTGCTAAAGAATTGTTTTTTACAATGCACAAGTTTGGTCAACAGCCTGATCTACTGACCTGTGGGATTCTATTGGATGGCCTATTCAAATGCCATTTGTCTTCTGATGCAATATCGTTATTTAGAGAAATGGAGAAGAATAATTTGGATCTTGGTATTGTAATTTATAGTGTGGTGATGAATGGGATGTGCCAAGCTGGAAAACTAAATGATGCACGTGAACTCTTCTCCTGTCTGCCAGCAAAAGGCTTGAAGCCTGATGTATATACTTATACAATAATGATCCAAGGCCTTTGTAGGGAAGGACTTTTGGTTAATGCTGAAGAGTTACTGATCAATATGGAAGAGGATGGCTGCCTGCCAAATTCCTGCACATATAATGTCTTCGTCCGTGGATTACTGCGACAAAATGATGTTCCGAAGTcaataaaatatcttcagattaTGAAAGACAAAGGTTTTTCTGCAGATGCCACCACTGTGAAATTGCTTATAGGTCACTGCTCTGTCCACAATGCTTTTCAAGAATTTGTGCAGAAGATTAtttga
- the LOC112749307 gene encoding protein MAIN-LIKE 2-like has product MLTCDHPVPPNRYDDRVEAHLQFTGFYHASQIGIVQCQKALVNALVERWHPDTHTFHLSVGECAVTLEDVALILGLPTDGFPVTGMTISSFEALEAECLHQFGIAPRKLDCRGSCIKLTWLRDLKERLHLTDENSIQRYVKCHIMLLIGTILFGDKSGASVHWKFLPLLSDFGSIGQYSWGSACLAHLYRALCKASRYDYKEIDGPPTLLLVWAFIRLPYLAPIPREPRSFSLANR; this is encoded by the coding sequence ATGTTGACCTGTGATCATCCTGTGCCCCCGAATCGGTATGATGATAGAGTGGAGGCGCATCTACAGTTTACTGGTTTTTATCATGCGTCCCAGATTGGAATAGTCCAATGTCAGAAGGCGCTTGTGAATGCTTTAGTGGAAAGGTGGCATCCAGATACACATACCTTCCACCTTTCTGTTGGTGAATGTGCTGTGACGCTAGAGGATGTGGCCTTAATTCTCGGTCTTCCCACGGACGGTTTTCCAGTCACAGGGATGACTATTAGTAGTTTTGAAGCCTTAGAGGCGGAGTGTCTGCATCAATTTGGGATTGCACCAAGAAAGTTAGACTGTAGAGGGAGCTGCATAAAACTGACATGGCTTCGTGATCTGAAAGAACGTTTACATTTGACTGATGAAAATAGTATACAGAGGTACGTGAAGTGCCATATTATGTTGTTGATCGGTACCATATTGTTTGGAGACAAGTCTGGGGCATCTGTGCACTGGAAATTTCTGCCATTGCTAAGTGATTTTGGCAGTATCGGGCAATACAGTTGGGGTTCGGCATGCCTAGCCCACCTTTACAGGGCATTATGCAAGGCATCTCGTTATGACTATAAGGAGATCGATGGTCCACCCACACTGTTGCTCGTTTGGGCTTTTATCCGACTGCCATATCTAGCACCAATTCCGAGGGAACCCCGTAGTTTTTCCCTTGCAAATAGGTAG
- the LOC112751510 gene encoding probable metal-nicotianamine transporter YSL7 produces the protein MAQSRSEERVVNNNNNGFESIDDGDEHNSQNGKKKLMKEEEVSVERVFQHQLVPSWRKQLTVRAFAVSLVLSILFSFIVMKLNLTTGIIPSLNVSAGLLGFFFIKIWTKFLQGSGMLKQPFTRQENTVIQTCVVASSGIAFSGGFGSYLFGMSKRVADQSSDTSDYKNPSLGWIIAFLFVVSFLGLFSVVPLRKIMVIDFKLTYPSGTATAHLINSFHTPQGAKLAKKQVKVLGKFFSLSFLWGFFQWFYTATDDCGFQAFPTLGLKAFENKFFFDFSAIYVGVGMICPYIINISVLLGGILSWGVMWPLIKNKEGDWYPKGLGESSLHGIQGYRVFIAIAMILGDGLYNFVKVLSHTFLGLYTQIRDKQKENVLPVAGQDSPSTPQLSYDDERRTQVFLKDQIPTWFAIGGYVAIAAISTATLPHIFHQLKWYYIIVIYLVAPTLAFCNAYGCGLTDWSLASTYGKLAIFTIGAWAGSSHGGVIAGLAACGVMMNIIVSTASDLMQDFKTGYLTLASPRSMFVSQIIGTTMGCIISPSVFWIFYKAFPDLGTHKSEYPAPYAIVYRNMAILGVQGFKTLPQNCLLLCYIFFGSAILINLIKDCLGKRGRFIPLPMAMAIPFYLGSYFAIDMCVGSLVLFVWEKVNKAKADAFGPAVASGLICGDGIWTLPASILALAGVKPPICMKFLSRATNAKVDTFLTVSG, from the exons ATGGCACAAAGTAGAAGTGAGGAAAGGGTGGtgaacaataacaataatgggtTTGAatccattgatgatggtgatgaacACAACAgtcaaaatgggaagaagaagcTGATGAAGGAAGAAGAGGTTTCAGTGGAGAGGGTGTTCCAGCACCAGCTTGTTCCATCATGGAGGAAGCAGTTAACTGTGAGAGCCTTTGCAGTGAGCCTTGTACTCAGCATACTCTTCAGCTTCATTGTGATGAAGCTGAATCTCACCACTGGTATTATACCTTCACTCAACGTCTCTGCAGGGCTTCTGGGGTTCTTCTTTATCAAGATTTGGACAAAGTTCTTGCAAGGTTCTGGAATGTTGAAGCAACCCTTTACAAGGCAGGAGAACACTGTCATCCAAACATGTGTTGTTGCATCCTCTGGCATAGCCTTTAGTG GAGGATTTGGGAGTTACCTCTTTGGAATGAGTAAAAGGGTTGCTGATCAATCTTCAGACACCAGTGATTATAAGAACCCAAGTTTAGGGTGGATAATTGCTTTTCTATTTGTTGTTAGCTTTCTTGGCCTCTTCTCCGTTGTACCTCTAAGAAAG ATTATGGTTATTGATTTCAAACTGACATATCCAAGTGGTACTGCAACTGCTCATCTTATCAACAGCTTCCACACACCTCAGGGAGCCAAATTAGCCAA GAAGCAAGTGAAAGTGTTGGGAAAATTCTTCAGTTTGAGTTTCCTATGGGGTTTCTTTCAATGGTTCTACACAGCTACTGATGATTGTGGATTTCAAGCCTTCCCGACATTGGGGCTCAAAGCATTCGAGAACAA GTTCTTCTTTGATTTCTCTGCAATCTATGTTGGAGTGGGAATGATTTGCCCCTACATCATAAATATATCGGTGCTGCTTGGAGGAATTCTTTCATGGGGTGTAATGTGGCCACTCATAAAGAACAAAGAGGGTGATTGGTATCCTAAGGGCCTTGGTGAAAGTAGCCTTCACGGCATTCAAGGTTATAGG GTGTTTATAGCCATAGCCATGATCCTGGGAGATGGATTATATAACTTTGTCAAGGTGCTAAGCCATACATTTTTGGGATTGTATACTCAAATTCGTGATAAACAAAAGGAGAATGTTCTCCCTGTTGCTGGTCAAGACTCTCCCTCAACTCCTCAGCTATCTTATGATGATGAGCGGCGTACCCAAGTCTTTCTTAAAGATCAGATTCCCACATGGTTCGCCATTGGGGGCTATGTTGCTATTGCTGCCATCTCTACAGCCACTTTGCCACACATATTTCACCAACTAAAGTGGTACTACATAATTGTTATCTACCTCGTTGCTCCCACCTTAGCATTCTGCAATGCTTATGGCTGTGGGCTAACAGATTGGTCACTTGCATCCACCTACGGAAAGCTTGCAATCTTCACAATTGGAGCATGGGCTGGTTCATCACATGGTGGAGTTATAGCTGGCCTTGCAGCTTGTGGAGTGATGATGAACAtt atTGTTTCCACAGCTTCTGACTTGATGCAGGATTTTAAGACTGGCTACCTTACCCTCGCTTCACCTCGCTCCATGTTTGTGAGCCAAATTATTGGTACAACAATGGGTTGTATTATATCCCCTAGTGTCTTTTGGATTTTCTACAAGGCATTTCCTGATCTTGGGACACATAAAAGCGAATACCCTGCCCCGTACGCAATAGTGTACCGTAACATGGCGATATTGGGGGTGCAAGGCTTTAAGACACTACCACAAAATTGCCTGTTGCTTTGTTATATCTTCTTTGGTTCTGCCATACTGATAAACTTGATTAAAGATTGCTTGGGTAAGAGAGGGAGGTTCATACCACTTCCAATGGCTATGGCAATACCATTCTATCTAGGATCCTACTTTGCCATTGATATGTGTGTTGGAAGCCTGGTATTGTTTGTGTGGGAAAAGGTAAACAAGGCCAAGGCAGATGCTTTTGGACCGGCTGTAGCTTCTGGTTTGATATGCGGCGATGGAATATGGACTCTACCTGCTTCAATTCTTGCTCTTGCTGGAGTTAAACCGCCTATTTGTATGAAATTCTTGTCTAGGGCCACTAATGCTAAGGTAGATACTTTCTTAACGGTTTCAGGTTAA